The following are from one region of the Hymenobacter radiodurans genome:
- the gntA gene encoding guanitoxin biosynthesis heme-dependent pre-guanitoxin N-hydroxylase GntA, with amino-acid sequence MLDTEYNIISSEYFDFINNKEFPCVAAKTALTWNQIKCLVVDHMACPKDDAAILQFIYDFVDEYRQSTKLYHSLAIIFKGPENPNEAQFEEFLWQRLQALSNLDAQRYGYDKRVVSDPNSPDFSFSLKEEAFFIIGLHPGSSRLARRFKYPTLVFNAHAQFEQIRANSRYDGLRNTIRTRDVAFSGSINPMLEDYGQASEVYQYSGKVYDQAWKCPFLSQHAAANHHTAA; translated from the coding sequence ATGCTTGATACTGAATATAATATTATATCATCGGAATACTTCGATTTTATAAATAACAAAGAATTCCCATGTGTAGCTGCTAAGACTGCCCTTACCTGGAATCAGATAAAGTGCTTGGTAGTAGATCATATGGCCTGCCCCAAGGACGACGCAGCCATTCTGCAATTCATTTATGACTTTGTGGATGAATACCGGCAGTCGACTAAGCTATACCACAGCTTGGCCATCATTTTCAAAGGGCCTGAAAACCCCAACGAAGCTCAGTTTGAAGAGTTTCTGTGGCAGCGCTTACAGGCCTTATCCAACCTAGATGCGCAGCGCTATGGTTACGACAAGCGTGTAGTGTCTGACCCCAACTCCCCCGATTTCAGCTTTAGCCTAAAGGAAGAAGCCTTTTTTATCATTGGTTTGCATCCTGGTAGTAGCCGGCTGGCACGCCGGTTTAAGTATCCAACGCTGGTATTTAATGCCCACGCACAGTTTGAGCAGATTCGGGCGAACAGCCGCTATGACGGTTTGCGCAACACTATTCGCACCCGCGATGTGGCGTTTTCCGGCTCAATCAACCCGATGTTGGAAGATTACGGCCAAGCATCCGAAGTGTACCAATACAGTGGCAAGGTGTACGACCAAGCCTGGAAATGCCCTTTTTTAAGTCAACATGCAGCAGCTAACCATCATACCGCCGCGTAG
- a CDS encoding DUF1989 domain-containing protein produces MQQLTIIPPRSGTSFLVKKGQRLRVVDIQGEQVADFVCYNLEDKAEYLSSGRTIDYAETIFLTKGHPFYSNRSNVMFDMVEDTVGRHDFLLTPCSADTFRIIYGHQQPHRGCFGNLSAALAEHGISPDAIPICFNIFMHVTVDGNTGKVDVLPPKSKAGDYVVLEAKMDLLVGLTACSAEMSNNYAFKPIGYQIEG; encoded by the coding sequence ATGCAGCAGCTAACCATCATACCGCCGCGTAGCGGTACTTCCTTCCTAGTAAAAAAGGGCCAGCGCCTACGAGTGGTCGACATCCAGGGCGAACAAGTGGCTGATTTTGTGTGCTATAACTTGGAGGATAAGGCCGAATACCTTTCTTCCGGTCGCACCATTGATTACGCCGAAACCATCTTCCTGACCAAAGGACACCCTTTCTATTCCAACCGCAGCAACGTCATGTTCGACATGGTGGAGGATACAGTGGGCCGCCACGACTTTCTGCTTACGCCCTGTAGCGCCGATACATTCCGCATTATCTATGGGCACCAGCAGCCACACCGCGGCTGTTTTGGTAACCTCAGCGCGGCTCTCGCGGAGCATGGTATCAGCCCCGATGCCATTCCCATTTGCTTTAACATCTTCATGCACGTAACCGTGGATGGCAATACCGGCAAGGTAGATGTGCTCCCGCCTAAAAGCAAAGCTGGTGATTATGTGGTACTTGAGGCTAAAATGGATTTGCTGGTAGGATTAACCGCCTGCTCAGCAGAAATGTCGAACAACTACGCCTTCAAGCCCATTGGCTATCAAATCGAAGGTTGA